From the genome of Oxyura jamaicensis isolate SHBP4307 breed ruddy duck chromosome 2, BPBGC_Ojam_1.0, whole genome shotgun sequence, one region includes:
- the RBM24 gene encoding RNA-binding protein 24 isoform X3: protein MHTTQKDTTYTKIFVGGLPYHTTDSSLRKYFEVFGDIEEAVVITDRQTGKSRGYGFVTMADRAAAERACKDPNPIIDGRKANVNLAYLGAKPRIMQPGFAFGVQQIHPALIQRPFGLLCSPEW from the exons ATGCACACGACGCAGAAGGACACCACTTACACCAAGATCTTCGTCGGGGGGCTGCCCTACCACACCACCGACTCCAGCCTGCGCAAGTACTTCGAGGTCTTTGGCGACATCGAGGAGGCGGTGGTCATCACCGACCGGCAGACCGGCAAGTCCCGGGGATACGGCTTT GTCACCATGGCTGACAGAGCCGCCGCTGAGAGAGCCTGCAAGGACCCCAACCCCATCATCGACGGCAGGAAAGCCAACGTCAACCTGGCATACCTGGGCGCCAAGCCGAGGATAAtgcagccag GTTTTGCCTTTGGTGTTCAACAGATTCATCCAGCTCTCATACAGAGGCCTTTTGG GCTTTTGTGCAGCCCGGAGTGGTAA
- the RBM24 gene encoding RNA-binding protein 24 isoform X1, with translation MHTTQKDTTYTKIFVGGLPYHTTDSSLRKYFEVFGDIEEAVVITDRQTGKSRGYGFVTMADRAAAERACKDPNPIIDGRKANVNLAYLGAKPRIMQPGFAFGVQQIHPALIQRPFGIPAHYVYPQAFVQPGVVIPHVQPAAAAASTTPYIDYTGAAYAQYSAAAAAYEQYPYAASPAAAAGYVAAGGYGYAVQQPITAAAPGTAAAAAAAFGQYQPQQLQADRMQ, from the exons ATGCACACGACGCAGAAGGACACCACTTACACCAAGATCTTCGTCGGGGGGCTGCCCTACCACACCACCGACTCCAGCCTGCGCAAGTACTTCGAGGTCTTTGGCGACATCGAGGAGGCGGTGGTCATCACCGACCGGCAGACCGGCAAGTCCCGGGGATACGGCTTT GTCACCATGGCTGACAGAGCCGCCGCTGAGAGAGCCTGCAAGGACCCCAACCCCATCATCGACGGCAGGAAAGCCAACGTCAACCTGGCATACCTGGGCGCCAAGCCGAGGATAAtgcagccag GTTTTGCCTTTGGTGTTCAACAGATTCATCCAGCTCTCATACAGAGGCCTTTTGG GATCCCAGCTCACTATGTCTATCCACAGGCTTTTGTGCAGCCCGGAGTGGTAATTCCCCACGTGCAGCCCGCAGCAGCCGCTGCTTCCACTACGCCCTACATCGACTACACCGGAGCTGCGTACGCCCAGTACTCAGCCGCCGCGGCCGCCTATGAGCAGTACCCGTACGCTGCCTCGCCAGCTGCTGCCGCTGGCTACGTGGCGGCGGGGGGCTACGGCTACGCGGTGCAGCAGCCCATCACCGCAGCAGCTCCGGGGACGGCCGCTGCGGCCGCTGCGGCTTTTGGCCAGTACCAACCCCAACAGCTGCAGGCAGACCGTATGCAATAG
- the RBM24 gene encoding RNA-binding protein 24 isoform X2, which translates to MHTTQKDTTYTKIFVGGLPYHTTDSSLRKYFEVFGDIEEAVVITDRQTGKSRGYGFVTMADRAAAERACKDPNPIIDGRKANVNLAYLGAKPRIMQPGFAFGVQQIHPALIQRPFGCAHLVGNVLNAVAESSCVGRVPST; encoded by the exons ATGCACACGACGCAGAAGGACACCACTTACACCAAGATCTTCGTCGGGGGGCTGCCCTACCACACCACCGACTCCAGCCTGCGCAAGTACTTCGAGGTCTTTGGCGACATCGAGGAGGCGGTGGTCATCACCGACCGGCAGACCGGCAAGTCCCGGGGATACGGCTTT GTCACCATGGCTGACAGAGCCGCCGCTGAGAGAGCCTGCAAGGACCCCAACCCCATCATCGACGGCAGGAAAGCCAACGTCAACCTGGCATACCTGGGCGCCAAGCCGAGGATAAtgcagccag GTTTTGCCTTTGGTGTTCAACAGATTCATCCAGCTCTCATACAGAGGCCTTTTGG ATGTGCTCACCTTGTCGGTAATGTTCTGAATGCTGTAGCCGAGTCAAGTTGTGTGGGACGTGTCCCTTCCACCTAA
- the RBM24 gene encoding RNA-binding protein 24 isoform X4, which produces MHTTQKDTTYTKIFVGGLPYHTTDSSLRKYFEVFGDIEEAVVITDRQTGKSRGYGFVTMADRAAAERACKDPNPIIDGRKANVNLAYLGAKPRIMQPGFAFGVQQIHPALIQRPFGPLAVAAL; this is translated from the exons ATGCACACGACGCAGAAGGACACCACTTACACCAAGATCTTCGTCGGGGGGCTGCCCTACCACACCACCGACTCCAGCCTGCGCAAGTACTTCGAGGTCTTTGGCGACATCGAGGAGGCGGTGGTCATCACCGACCGGCAGACCGGCAAGTCCCGGGGATACGGCTTT GTCACCATGGCTGACAGAGCCGCCGCTGAGAGAGCCTGCAAGGACCCCAACCCCATCATCGACGGCAGGAAAGCCAACGTCAACCTGGCATACCTGGGCGCCAAGCCGAGGATAAtgcagccag GTTTTGCCTTTGGTGTTCAACAGATTCATCCAGCTCTCATACAGAGGCCTTTTGG GCCTCTTGCAGTAGCAGCCTTATAA